A single Saccharomyces paradoxus chromosome II, complete sequence DNA region contains:
- the SPO23 gene encoding Spo23p (similar to YBR250W), producing MLFSTSSSSLNSEVSQVFSENIPSRSTTLTENSTQSQIKQHLGSEGVTSELPKKLIQLKKLKNGGTTIKKAKEDLEYCYDSLRLYENPYVKSSVDRKCGYSIELFLDNKYKTLMFSDLQLNAEYPLYYDSSLDNISTNNERESVTPLQIKGKIRINIDREDHALLITSHSISVKCFTKEYACFVDSETGKDSSNNKIIRELNHTGFFESSTYPKQQLKVIHHSLNDKKILLTKGTYDYPFTFTLQANTFPASFSSFFGKTHFRIESSTSIMRIPNKPKNILKFLKNENITDKIILTEEIKVKRVLPSTSMLKFETFQLRSYNTASDVVVSVIGNSKLIEIGMPFQMILSIAKTDSSIELQDASLTVAQRMAIPSIDSKTKKILREPYIKKSEYLLRTVESQSFDSDKTIFGFCFDDVVIPDYADGLPSWFKTFYCEPSSFYPNYAALKVTHLLLFRINYSRNELAEGFEVRKNYRITVNFPILVGDSDISTSSLLPKYEKFESISDLRDEPPLYSMVAGTNGL from the coding sequence aTGTTGTTTTCgacttcatcttcgtcacTTAATTCCGAAGTTTCACAGGTGTTCTCGGAAAATATACCAAGTAGATCCACTACTCTCACTGAGAATTCTACACAAAGCCAAATAAAACAGCATTTGGGAAGTGAAGGCGTCACTAGTGAATTGCCgaaaaaattaattcagttgaagaaattaaaaaacgGCGGTACTACAATCAAAAAGGCTAAGGAAGATCTCGAGTATTGTTACGATTCGCTACGGCTGTACGAAAATCCCTATGTAAAATCTTCTGTAGATAGAAAATGTGGTTACAGTATTGAATTGTTTTTGGATAATAAGTACAAAACATTAATGTTCTCTGATTTACAATTGAATGCTGAATATCCGTTGTATTACGATTCATCGTTGGATAATATCTCGACAAAtaatgaaagagaaagtGTAACTCCTTTACAAATAAAGGGAAAGATTAGGATAAATATTGATAGGGAAGATCACGCACTTTTAATTACTTCCCATTCAATCTCTGTGAAATGTTTCACCAAGGAATATGCATGTTTTGTTGATTCAGAAACCGGCAAAGACTCCAGcaataacaaaattatCAGAGAACTTAATCACACAGGgttttttgaatcttctACTTACCCTAAACAGCAGTTGAAAGTCATTCATCACTCATTAAAtgacaagaaaattttattgacaAAAGGGACGTACGATTACCCATTCACTTTTACCCTTCAAGCTAACACTTTCCCAGCCAGTTtctcttccttctttggcAAGACCCACTTTCGAATAGAAAGCTCCACATCAATAATGAGAATACCAAATAAGCCCAAAAACATACTCaagtttttaaagaatgaaaatatcacAGATAAAATCATTTTAACAGAGGAAATTAAAGTTAAAAGAGTACTTCCTTCAACGAGTATGCTCAAATTTGAAACGTTTCAATTAAGGTCGTACAATACTGCAAGTGATGTGGTAGTATCTGTCATTGGAAATTCCAAGTTGATTGAAATTGGTATGCCTTTCCAAATGATATTGTCAATTGCAAAGACAGATTCTTCAATTGAGTTACAGGATGCCTCCTTGACAGTTGCACAGAGAATGGCAATACCAAGTATTGATTCGAAAACCAAGAAAATACTGCGGGAGCCTTACATTAAAAAGTCCGAGTACTTATTAAGAACTGTGGAGAGCCAAAGTTTCGATTCTGACAAGACTATCTTTGGGTTTTGCTTTGATGACGTCGTTATTCCAGACTATGCGGATGGTCTACCGAGTTGGTTTAAAACATTCTACTGTGAGCCAAGTTCGTTTTATCCCAATTATGCTGCCCTCAAAGTGACTCATTTACTCTTGTTCAGGATAAACTATAGCAGGAACGAATTGGCGGAAGGGTTTGAAGTGCGTAAAAACTATCGAATTACAGTAAATTTCCCGATTTTGGTTGGCGATAGTGATATTTCAACTAGCTCTTTGTTACCCAAATacgaaaaatttgaaagtaTTAGTGATTTACGAGATGAACCGCCACTATATTCTATGGTAGCAGGTACGAATGGCTTGTGA
- the MRPS5 gene encoding mitochondrial 37S ribosomal protein uS5m (Mitochondrial ribosomal protein of the small subunit~similar to YBR251W), giving the protein MFKRQFSTSIRYLQHYDESLLSRYYPESLLKSIKLAQQTIPQDTKFKVSRNVEFAPPYLDDFTKIHPFWDYKPGMPHLHAQEEDNNFTTFRWDQVQQPLPGEGNILPPGVSLPNDGGRKSKSADIAAGLHKQTGVDPDYITRKLTMKPLVMKRVSNQTGKGKIASFYALVVVGDKNGMVGLGEGKSREEMSKAIFKAHWDAVRNLKEIPRYENRTIYGDIDFRYHGVKLHLRSAKPGFGLRVNHVIFEICECAGIKDLSGKVYKSRNDMNIAKGTIEAFTKAQKTLDEVALGRGKKLVDVRKVYYSS; this is encoded by the coding sequence ATGTTCAAAAGACAATTCTCGACAAGCATTCGTTATCTACAACACTATGATGAGTCGCTATTATCGAGATACTATCCTGAAAGTCTGCTAAAGTCCATAAAACTTGCTCAACAAACGATACCACAAGATACTAAGTTCAAAGTGTCTCGTAACGTGGAATTTGCACCACCATACTTGGACGACTTTACCAAGATACATCCCTTCTGGGATTACAAACCGGGCATGCCCCATCTCCACGCTCAAGAAGAGGATAATAACTTCACCACCTTTAGATGGGATCAAGTACAGCAACCATTACCGGGCGAAGGCAACATTCTGCCTCCAGGAGTTAGTTTACCCAACGATGGTGGTCGGAAATCGAAAAGTGCTGACATAGCTGCCGGGCTACACAAGCAAACAGGCGTGGATCCGGATTATATAACTAGAAAGTTAACTATGAAACCGCTCGTGATGAAAAGAGTGTCAAATCAGACCGGTAAGGGTAAAATAGCGTCTTTTTATGCCCTGGTTGTAGTTGGTGACAAAAACGGTATGGTAGGTCTAGGAGAGGGTAAATCTCGTGAAGAAATGTCCAAAGCTATCTTCAAAGCCCATTGGGATGCAGTAAGGAACTTGAAGGAAATACCAAGATACGAAAACAGAACCATTTATGGTGATATAGATTTTAGGTACCATGGTGTGAAGCTACATTTAAGAAGTGCAAAACCGGGGTTTGGGTTACGTGTAAATCATGTAATTTTCGAGATTTGTGAATGTGCAGGTATCAAAGATTTAAGTGGGAAGGTATACAAATCCAGAAACGATATGAATATAGCCAAAGGTACCATCGAGGCTTTCACGAAAGCTCAAAAGACATTGGATGAGGTTGCCCTGGGTAGAGGCAAAAAACTTGTCGATGTCAGGAAAGTTTACTATTCAAGCTGA
- the DUT1 gene encoding bifunctional dITP/dUTP diphosphatase (deoxyuridine triphosphate diphosphatase (dUTPase)~similar to YBR252W), with translation MTTTSDKVLKIQLRSDNATVPTKGSATAAGYDIYASQDITIPAMGQGMVSTDISFTVPAGTYGRIAPRSGLAVKNGIQTGAGVVDRDYTGEVKVVLFNHSQRDFAIKKGDRVAQLILEKIVDDAQIIVVDSLEESARGAGGFGSTGN, from the coding sequence ATGACTACCACTAGCGATAAAGtattaaaaattcaattaCGTTCAGATAATGCTACTGTGCCCACCAAGGGTTCTGCCACTGCCGCAGGATACGATATTTACGCATCTCAAGATATTACCATTCCGGCCATGGGCCAAGGTATGGTTTCCACCGACATATCGTTCACTGTACCTGCCGGTACCTACGGTCGCATTGCGCCAAGATCAGGCCTAGCAGTGAAAAATGGTATTCAAACCGGTGCTGGTGTTGTCGACAGAGATTACACTGGTGAAGTTAAAGTAGTCTTATTTAATCACTCACAGAGAGATTTCGCCATCAAAAAAGGTGATCGCGTAGCCCAATTAATTCTCGAAAAAATTGTCGACGACGCCCAGATCATTGTTGTGGACTCCCTAGAGGAAAGTGCAAGAGGGGCCGGCGGCTTTGGTAGCACTGGTAACTAG
- the SRB6 gene encoding Srb6p (Subunit of the RNA polymerase II mediator complex~similar to YBR253W) — protein MSNQALYEKLEQTRTILSVKLAELINMTTIADRNDDDEDSFAQENSELAVATTSVMMVNNQTMQLIKNVQDLLSLTRSIKEKWLLNQIPVIEHSEETRFDEKQIKKLLDNCIETFVAEQTT, from the coding sequence ATGAGCAACCAGGCATTATATGAGAAACTCGAACAAACAAGGACGATTCTGTCCGTGAAACTGGCAGAACTGATAAATATGACCACGATAGCCGATAGAAATGATGACGACGAGGATTCATTTGCACAAGAGAATTCCGAGCTCGCGGTAGCCACGACCAGTGTGATGATGGTAAATAACCAGACTATGCAATTGATCAAAAATGTCCAAGACTTGTTGAGCCTAACCAGATCgataaaagagaaatggCTACTGAACCAAATTCCTGTAATAGAACATTCGGAGGAGACTCGTTTTGACGAGAAAcagataaagaaattactAGATAACTGTATAGAAACGTTTGTGGCAGAGCAAACAACATAG
- the TRS20 gene encoding TRAPP subunit TRS20 (Core component of transport protein particle (TRAPP) complexes I-III~similar to YBR254C) produces the protein MPQYFAIIGKKDNPVYEIEFTNTENPQGFPQDLKELNPFILHASLDIVEDLQWQINPTSQLNGNGGNGANGGGGFLRSRTVNNTDNCYLGKVDHFYGLAITAYISYGGMKFVMIHGNSANSSVVIDDNNIRSFYQEVHELYVKTLMNPFYKITDPITSPAFDSRVRTLARKHLSK, from the coding sequence ATGCCTCAGTATTTTGCTATTATCGGTAAAAAGGATAATCCAGTTTACGAAATCGAGTTTACCAATACAGAAAATCCGCAAGGCTTTCCTCaggatttgaaagaattaaatCCATTTATACTGCATGCATCACTAGATATTGTTGAAGACCTTCAATGGCAAATTAATCCAACCTCACAATTAAATGGAAACGGCGGAAATGGAGCCAATGGTGGTGGTGGGTTCCTTCGATCTAGAACTGTAAACAATACTGATAACTGTTATTTAGGTAAAGTTGATCATTTTTATGGACTAGCCATAACGGCTTATATTAGCTATGGTGGTATGAAGTTCGTAATGATCCACGGAAACTCTGCCAACAGCAGCGTAGTCATTGACGACAATAACATAAGATCGTTTTATCAAGAGGTACACGAACTATACGTAAAGACACTAATGAACCCGTTTTATAAGATCACTGACCCTATAACGAGCCCGGCATTCGATTCGAGGGTAAGGACGTTGGCGCGTAAGCACCTTTCCAAATGA
- the MTC4 gene encoding Mtc4p (similar to YBR255W), whose amino-acid sequence MTHPNEHHHKAEQQQNGRSDTKTETVNPQKMKLVTKLLIDNKFGLMDDLNFSRPLTASSEGVPISAKTSELGTEYLKNQQENSVSPIPPISRSTRIKADRVRIYLDYYYSILERCISIDSSQNHHEGVEGVYNPLQVIRNRKLKKKHHELPTREFYTTKHPIIAVKQFSKKPNRKMPWFVDINEKYMDLTWRTSHWEELVDPQGKLWFQSYSPSTESSGSSSSRRQHSHHIHPRRHLRHHSRVRTANSVHSNTQSLTSKRMITNEEDKSNHNNNNVVTKVTTTPEAQISRNKKSDPNLSHTHLEVPITNTVTNTSSDQGSLIIEVKGSGLESARRGSSNTSGSGGNRNYKHYRSKSAGPPEDEKSRMNGLEKIISKTSKGWSRSPKKNTPATEKQVLLTPAISNGGASRRSSNNGASINTSSSKSSMGITFGNIETYKTPVDNDKDAIIRQSLLSEVPVHTLRGKNSNKSLKEGEQVLESDKELPNGVSSTYDGVPREKTTSHGSEPVRIISDSLQVDEQLQRYWHDTRYIMSTVAMMQHRRETHDIVKRREIARRNEIEITQDADTNIRKTADALTQYDNELNKVLKLGNDWTSKLLNDYSIRVETLISSSDRILSDINTTLTLKLKMFQENTERYVTVKVMRAQKMTKTIYGLLEFGIVVVLWTIWFLFSVLRSIRFTICLVLKIIKALLW is encoded by the coding sequence ATGACTCATCCAAATGAGCACCACCATAAGGCTGAACAGCAACAAAATGGAAGAAGCGATACGAAAACAGAGACAGTAAACCCccagaagatgaaattggTTACCAAACTTCTCATTGATAATAAGTTTGGATTAATGGACGACCTGAATTTTAGTAGACCACTAACCGCTTCTTCTGAGGGTGTACCAATATCGGCAAAGACATCTGAATTGGGCACCGAGTACCTCAAGAATCAGCAAGAGAATTCAGTAAGCCCAATACCTCCAATATCAAGAAGCACAAGGATAAAAGCAGACAGAGTAAGAATATATTTAGACTATTATTATAGTATACTGGAACGTTGTATTTCAATTGATAGCTCCCAGAATCACCATGAAGGTGTTGAAGGAGTGTACAACCCATTACAAGTTATCAGAAATCGcaaattaaaaaagaaacatcatGAACTACCTACTAGAGAGTTTTATACTACAAAGCACCCTATTATTGCCGTTAAACAGTTTTCTAAAAAGCCCAACAGGAAAATGCCGTGGTTCGTGGATATAAACGAGAAGTATATGGACTTGACATGGAGGACCTCACACTGGGAAGAATTAGTGGATCCTCAAGGTAAGCTTTGGTTCCAGTCTTATAGTCCTTCCACGGAATCGAGCGGATCCTCTTCATCCCGCCGGCAGCACAGTCACCACATTCATCCTAGAAGACACTTACGACATCACTCCAGAGTTCGCACGGCCAATTCTGTGCATTCAAATACTCAATCACTGACTTCAAAGAGGATGATTACTAATGAAGAGGACAAGAGTAACcataacaataataacgtGGTAACAAAGGTTACAACTACCCCAGAAGCTCAGATATCAAGGAACAAGAAATCTGATCCAAATTTAAGCCATACTCATTTAGAAGTACCGATAACTAATACAGTCACGAACACTTCATCAGATCAAGGATCATTGATCATCGAAGTGAAGGGCAGTGGCCTTGAAAGTGCCCGTCGTGGAAGTAGTAACACCAGTGGGAGTGGTGGGAACAGAAATTATAAACATTATCGTTCAAAATCAGCAGGCCCTCCGGAAGACGAGAAATCGAGAATGAACGGCCTCGAAAAAATCATTAGTAAAACATCGAAAGGATGGTCTAGATCacccaagaaaaatacCCCTGCTACTGAAAAACAGGTACTTTTGACTCCCGCTATTAGCAATGGAGGCGCCAGTAGAAGGAGCAGCAATAATGGAGCGAGTATTAATACCAGCAGTAGCAAAAGTAGCATGGGAATTACTTTTGGAAATATTGAAACTTACAAGACGCCGGTTGATAATGACAAAGATGCTATAATACGGCAAAGTTTGCTAAGTGAAGTGCCCGTTCATACCTTGAGGGGGAAAAACAGCAACAAATCGTTAAAAGAAGGGGAGCAAGTTCTTGAAAGTGACAAAGAATTACCGAATGGTGTTAGTAGTACTTACGATGGTGTGCCTAGGGAAAAGACTACCAGTCATGGTAGCGAACCTGTGAGGATAATAAGTGATTCCTTACAGGTTGACGAACAGTTGCAAAGATACTGGCATGATACCAGGTATATTATGAGCACTGTGGCTATGATGCAACATAGGAGAGAGACACATGATATAGTGAAGAGGAGAGAAATTGCGCGTAGAAACGAAATTGAGATCACACAAGATGCAGATACAAATATTAGGAAGACTGCGGACGCGTTGACCCAGTATGATAATGAATTGAATAAAGTTTTAAAGCTAGGCAATGATTGGACATCAAAACTCTTAAACGACTATTCAATTCGTGTAGAAACTTTGATATCATCGAGCGACAGAATTCTTAGTGATATAAATACAACACTTACattgaagttgaaaatgTTCCAAGAAAATACAGAAAGATATGTGACGGTGAAAGTAATGAGAGCCCAAAAAATGACCAAAACCATATATGGGTTGTTGGAATTTGGCATTGTTGTAGTCCTTTGGACAATTTGGTTTTTGTTCAGCGTCTTGAGAAGCATTCGGTTCACAATATGTTTAGTTCTAAAAATTATCAAGGCATTGTTATGGTAG
- the RCF3 gene encoding Rcf3p (similar to YBR255C), with protein MGSNVLPIHYDPKTVKQLTKEITVASCIGAAQGALFSIATALLLRRFSSVYKNVRTQVRVFYHCSWISMGAVFRADKQLLKFQTNYYREEQKRREKILDEAAERGLFLEDESLNSSRSTT; from the exons ATGGGTAGTAACGTTCTCCCCATTCATTATGACCCCAAAACTGTTAAACAACTAACTAAAGAA ATTACAGTTGCATCATGTATAGGAGCTGCTCAAGGTGCCCTCTTCAGTATTGCTACAGCGCTGCTGTTGAGAAGATTTTCATCggtatataaaaatgtcAGAACTCAAGTACGTGTTTTTTATCACTGTTCTTGGATTTCGATGGGTGCTGTTTTCAGAGCAGATAAGCAATTGCTTAAATTCCAGACAAATTATTATCGAGAGGaacagaaaagaagagaaaagattTTGGATGAAGCTGCAGAGAGAGGCCTGTTTCTGGAAGATGAGAGTTTGAACTCTTCTCGGTCAACCACATGA
- the RIB5 gene encoding riboflavin synthase (Riboflavin synthase~similar to YBR256C), whose amino-acid sequence MFTGIVECIGTVLENNPYDDSESGGQGVSITIGSAGSILTDCHIGDSIAVNGVCLTVTEFDNESFKVGISPETMKRSNVASWIQGTKVNLERAVSQDVRFGGHYVQGHVDTVANIVSRRPEGNSIIFGFQLRDQEYFKYIVEKGFICIDGTSLTVTKVDALSEGGAFYISMIKHTQDNVIMPLKKIGDEVNIEVDLTGKIIEKQILLTLENQISKKDSTLNTMIANIIEEKVRSYLNK is encoded by the coding sequence ATGTTCACTGGTATCGTAGAATGCATAGGGACCgttttggaaaataatCCGTACGATGACTCTGAAAGTGGAGGCCAAGGTGTCTCTATTACCATCGGCAGTGCGGGAAGTATTCTTACTGATTGTCACATTGGAGATTCAATAGCCGTGAATGGGGTATGTCTCACTGTAACCGAGTTTGATAATGAGTCCTTCAAGGTTGGGATATCACCAGAAACTATGAAACGAAGCAACGTCGCTTCCTGGATCCAAGGCACCAAAGTTAACTTAGAGAGAGCGGTATCTCAAGACGTGAGGTTCGGTGGCCATTATGTACAGGGCCATGTAGATACTGTTGCTAATATTGTCTCAAGGAGACCTGAAGGCAATTCGATTATTTTTGGGTTTCAATTAAGAGACCAAGAGTATTTTAAGTACATAGTAGAAAAAGGGTTCATCTGTATAGATGGAACCTCCTTGACCGTAACGAAAGTTGACGCACTTTCGGAAGGTGGTGCCTTCTATATTAGTATGATCAAACATACACAAGACAATGTTATCATGCCcctgaagaaaattggtGACGAAGTTAACATTGAAGTAGATTTGACTGGGAAGATTATTGAGAAGCAAATCCTATTAACTTTGGAAAAccaaatatcaaagaaagataGCACTCTAAATACCATGATCGcaaatattattgaagagAAAGTTAGAAGCTAtctaaataaataa
- the POP4 gene encoding RNase P/RNase MRP complex subunit (Subunit of both RNase MRP and nuclear RNase P~similar to YBR257W) — protein MDRTQTFIKECLFTKCLEDPEKPFNEKRFQDTLLLLPTDGGLTSKLQRQQRKSKLNLDNLQKASQSESVDKQLEKKNYRRINKNSKIALREYINTCKKSTEKCLKLAHENKIANKEDLLHYIEEKHPTIYESLPQYDSFVPMYKELWVNYIRELLNITKNLKTFNGSSALLKLSMADYNGALLRVTKSKNKTLIGLQGIVVWDSQKFFIMIIKGNLIDQIKCIPKKGTVFQFEISISDDDDSALRYSILGDRFKYRSVDRAGRKFKSRRCDDMLYYIQN, from the coding sequence ATGGATAGAACTCAGACGTTTATTAAAGAATGCCTTTTCACGAAATGCCTGGAGGATCCTGAAAAACCCTTTAATGAAAAGAGATTTCAAGATACGTTGTTGTTGCTACCAACCGATGGCGGATTGACTTCTAAGCTTCAGAGACAACAAAGGAAATCGAAGCTAAACCTTGACAATTTGCAAAAGGCTTCTCAGTCAGAAAGCGTAGACAAGCagctggaaaaaaaaaattaccGAAGAATCAACAAGAACTCTAAAATCGCATTAAGAGAATACATCAACACTTGTAAAAAAAGTACGGAAAAATGTCTGAAATTAGCACACGAAAATAAGATCGCTAATAAGGAAGATCTTCTACACTACATAGAAGAGAAGCACCCAACAATATATGAATCGTTACCACAATACGATAGTTTCGTACCGATGTATAAGGAACTATGGGTTAACTATATTAGAGAACTTTTGAATATTACAAAGAACTTAAAAACGTTCAATGGGTCATCAGCATTATTAAAATTATCTATGGCAGACTATAATGGTGCACTGTTACGTGTCACAAAGAGCAAAAATAAGACTCTAATAGGCCTTCAAGGCATTGTGGTCTGGGActctcaaaaatttttcataatgaTTATCAAGGGCAATCTGATAGACCAAATAAAGTGCATACCAAAAAAGGGCACGGtatttcaatttgaaatcTCAATATCGGATGACGATGATTCGGCATTGAGGTATAGTATTCTTGGCGATAGATTCAAATACAGAAGTGTTGATCGTGCGGGTAGGAAGTTCAAAAGTCGTCGCTGCGATGATATGCTATATTATATACAGAATTAG